One Fusobacterium nucleatum genomic window carries:
- a CDS encoding ABC transporter permease codes for MKNKKIDYKFSIILTLAIIIILITVFANYLAPYNPDYQNYDAISQAPNSAYLLGTDYVGRDILSRILYGGRYSLLIALLVTFLVALIGIIIGLISGYLGGIVDVVIMRVVDLIMSFPYIVFVIAVVTIFGGGLKNLILAMTLISWTNYARVTRAMVISLKNNDFINQAKLSGASNFRIMYKYLAPNVLPYLIVLTTQDIANNLLTLSSLSLLGIGVQPPTAEWGLMLSEGKKYIQTAPWILFFPGIAIFICVIVFNLLGDSFRDILDPKE; via the coding sequence ATGAAAAATAAAAAAATTGACTATAAATTTTCTATAATTTTAACATTGGCTATTATTATAATTTTAATTACAGTTTTTGCAAATTATTTAGCACCTTATAATCCTGATTATCAAAATTATGATGCTATATCTCAAGCTCCTAATTCTGCTTATCTATTAGGAACAGATTATGTAGGTAGAGATATTTTATCAAGAATATTATATGGAGGTAGATATTCTTTACTGATTGCTTTATTAGTAACTTTCTTAGTTGCTCTTATAGGTATTATAATAGGACTTATATCTGGCTATTTAGGAGGAATAGTTGATGTTGTCATTATGAGAGTTGTTGACTTGATAATGTCTTTTCCATATATAGTTTTTGTAATAGCAGTAGTAACAATTTTTGGTGGAGGCTTAAAAAATTTAATTTTAGCTATGACCTTAATTAGTTGGACCAACTATGCAAGAGTTACAAGAGCTATGGTAATATCACTAAAGAATAATGATTTTATAAATCAAGCTAAATTAAGCGGAGCTAGTAATTTTAGAATTATGTATAAATATTTAGCACCTAATGTTTTACCTTATTTAATTGTTTTAACAACACAGGATATTGCAAATAATCTTTTAACTTTATCAAGTTTGTCTCTTTTAGGAATAGGAGTACAACCCCCAACAGCAGAATGGGGACTGATGTTAAGTGAAGGTAAAAAATATATTCAAACAGCACCTTGGATACTATTTTTCCCAGGAATAGCTATATTTATTTGTGTAATTGTTTTTAATTTACTTGGGGATAGTTTTAGAGATATTCTCGATCCCAAAGAGTAA
- a CDS encoding ABC transporter substrate-binding protein, with the protein MKKKVLLGIFLALISVGILTSCGTEKEKETVTTEVQATGGHMNIALYWFGETLDPALDWDGWTLTRAAVGETLVTVDENLQIVGQLADSWENVDDTTWKFHIRQGVTFQNGNPLTPEAVKSSIERTVKLNERGENALKLASIDVDGEYVVIKTKEPYGAFLANISDPMFIIVDTGADTSKFKETPICTGPYMVTSFKPATSFETVAYENYWGGKPALDSVTVFDIEDDNTRALSLQSGDVDMAQGVRAGDIALFTDNKDYIVKSTTGTRIEFLVMNTVKSSLSDKNLRLAVNSAVDYDTIAKVVGGGAVPAKAPFPASAPYGYDELNKQTFDLEKTKTLLTEAGYKDTDNDGYVDKDGKNLELNIYGTAGGNTRANSTVAELLESQLKTAGIKANIKIAENLDEIKKNGEFDLLFQNWQTVSTGDSQWFLDNAFKTDGSGNYGKYSNQQLDDLINKLATTFDVKERQKITKEASQIIIDEGYGTYIVSQANVNVSNNKVENMGNFPIDYYFLKADTKINK; encoded by the coding sequence GTGAAGAAAAAAGTATTATTAGGAATTTTTTTGGCTCTTATTTCAGTTGGAATTTTAACAAGTTGTGGGACTGAAAAGGAAAAAGAAACAGTGACAACAGAGGTTCAAGCTACTGGTGGGCATATGAATATTGCTCTTTATTGGTTTGGAGAAACATTAGATCCAGCATTAGACTGGGATGGTTGGACATTGACAAGAGCTGCTGTTGGAGAAACATTAGTAACTGTTGATGAAAATTTACAAATAGTTGGTCAATTAGCAGATTCTTGGGAAAATGTTGATGACACAACTTGGAAATTTCATATTCGTCAGGGAGTAACTTTCCAAAATGGAAATCCTTTAACTCCAGAAGCAGTAAAATCTTCTATTGAAAGAACTGTAAAATTGAATGAAAGAGGAGAAAATGCTTTAAAATTAGCCAGTATAGATGTAGATGGAGAATATGTAGTTATAAAAACAAAAGAGCCTTATGGAGCATTTTTAGCAAATATCTCTGACCCTATGTTTATAATAGTTGACACGGGTGCAGATACTTCTAAATTCAAAGAAACTCCTATCTGTACAGGTCCATATATGGTAACTTCATTTAAACCTGCTACTTCATTTGAAACAGTTGCTTATGAAAATTATTGGGGAGGAAAACCTGCACTTGATAGTGTAACTGTATTTGATATAGAAGATGACAATACTAGAGCTCTTTCTCTACAATCAGGAGATGTTGATATGGCTCAAGGTGTAAGAGCTGGAGATATAGCTTTATTTACTGATAATAAAGATTATATTGTAAAATCAACAACGGGAACTCGTATAGAATTTTTAGTTATGAATACTGTAAAATCTTCTTTAAGTGATAAAAACCTTCGTTTAGCTGTCAATTCAGCAGTAGACTATGATACTATTGCAAAAGTTGTTGGTGGAGGAGCTGTTCCAGCTAAGGCACCTTTCCCAGCTAGTGCTCCTTATGGTTATGATGAACTTAATAAACAAACTTTTGATTTAGAAAAAACTAAAACTCTTTTAACAGAAGCTGGATATAAAGATACAGATAATGATGGTTATGTTGATAAAGATGGTAAAAATCTTGAATTAAATATCTATGGAACTGCTGGTGGAAATACTAGAGCTAATTCAACAGTAGCAGAACTTTTAGAATCTCAATTAAAGACAGCAGGAATAAAAGCTAATATAAAAATAGCTGAAAATCTTGATGAAATTAAAAAGAATGGAGAATTTGATTTGTTATTCCAAAACTGGCAAACAGTTTCAACAGGAGATTCTCAATGGTTCTTAGACAATGCTTTTAAAACTGATGGAAGTGGAAACTATGGTAAATATAGTAATCAACAATTAGATGATTTAATTAACAAACTTGCTACTACATTTGATGTAAAAGAACGTCAAAAAATAACAAAAGAAGCTAGTCAAATAATAATAGATGAAGGATATGGAACATATATAGTAAGTCAAGCAAATGTAAATGTATCTAATAATAAAGTAGAAAATATGGGTAATTTCCCAATAGATTATTATTT
- a CDS encoding ABC transporter permease produces MIKYIIKRLLYLIPILVGVTFLTFLMLYLAPSDPISMKYTSMATVGDSKYIEEKKEEMGLNDSFIKQYMRWSKNVLSGDFGISTKYNVPVKDEITKRLPKTLALTGTTILITILLAFPLGIISAQYKNKWIDYLIRFFSFTGISIPSFWLGLMLMYFFSVKFKLLPIIGSKGIKSLILPSITLSVWLVAVYIRRIRACILEEINKDYVVALKSKGISYSKIMFFHILPNSLLTIVTMFGMSIGSILGGTTIIETIFEYRGLGKMAADAITNRDYFLMQGYVIWTAIIYVVINLLVDILYKYLNPKIQMGDES; encoded by the coding sequence TTGATAAAATATATAATAAAGAGATTGTTGTACTTAATTCCTATATTAGTTGGAGTAACTTTCCTGACATTTCTAATGTTATATCTAGCTCCATCAGATCCAATATCAATGAAATACACATCAATGGCTACTGTTGGAGATTCAAAATATATTGAAGAAAAAAAAGAAGAAATGGGTTTAAATGATAGTTTTATAAAACAATATATGAGATGGAGTAAAAATGTTCTATCTGGTGATTTTGGAATATCTACTAAATACAATGTGCCAGTAAAGGATGAAATAACCAAAAGACTTCCTAAAACATTAGCACTAACTGGAACAACTATTCTTATAACAATTTTATTAGCCTTTCCTCTTGGGATAATATCAGCTCAATATAAAAATAAATGGATAGATTACCTTATAAGATTTTTTTCATTTACTGGAATTTCAATACCTAGTTTTTGGTTAGGATTGATGTTAATGTATTTCTTTTCAGTAAAATTTAAACTTTTACCTATTATTGGAAGTAAGGGAATAAAAAGTCTTATTCTTCCATCAATAACACTTTCTGTATGGCTTGTTGCAGTCTACATAAGAAGAATAAGAGCTTGTATACTTGAAGAAATAAATAAAGACTATGTTGTTGCTTTAAAATCAAAGGGAATTTCATATTCAAAAATAATGTTTTTTCATATATTGCCAAATTCCTTATTGACAATAGTTACTATGTTCGGAATGTCAATAGGTTCTATACTAGGTGGAACAACAATAATTGAAACAATATTTGAATATCGTGGACTTGGAAAAATGGCAGCAGATGCTATAACTAATAGAGATTATTTTTTAATGCAAGGCTATGTGATATGGACGGCTATAATCTATGTTGTAATAAATCTTCTTGTAGATATTCTCTATAAATATCTTAATCCTAAAATTCAAATGGGAGATGAGAGCTAA